A segment of the Arachis hypogaea cultivar Tifrunner chromosome 5, arahy.Tifrunner.gnm2.J5K5, whole genome shotgun sequence genome:
tttgaatgatctgagatacgagattccctggattaagtgtcgtggcttgccaccacgtgtaccaggttgaaaactcgatactctgttgatcctacgacgtaagtgtgaccgggcactatataaattctcgggaatgttacccccattgagcaatattgattatttgagaaaaagttatgcataggctcttggggatgcacgtcaggGGACAATCTAAGTataattcagacttgtcgggttggctggataaccgacagatgagcctcatcagccataggacaggcatgtatcatatgcatattacttgaattacttgcttgtgcattaGTTGGGTGTGCCTAactgtacttgccatgttaaatatGTAATTGTTACCTGCtgtacttgtaaccttcttgtgcttgtttaTATCCGTTTAACTGTCTGTGAAATACTGATGGAACTaaaggtatggaggaatggcaataTGGggtttagatttaaggttaagtcaAGTTGGGTACTcatagaaaaccaccttttatgacttctgtttaatactttaaactctataatctgagtgtcggcattctaggattgcctctggcattcccaggaccttatatcttatgtgtgtggtacctttaccatactaagaacctctggttctcattccatactatgttgtcgtttttcagatgcaggtcaagaggTATCTCACTAGGCATCTGGACACTTGAAGCGAAGTGGTTGGGCTATTTTGTTGTCCAGTgatttatatatatgtacttagctttctctccacataACTTGTTCATTTTGATCTTCTTCAAAGTTTATGGAGAAACAGGAtttttttgtttatgtacattacgattttggttatatatatatatatatatgtgtgtgtgtgtaaatattctccggccagccttgatttcgcaggctgagttaggagcttgttattttgtacctttggttttctattcctacttttattatCTTACGTTTGATAGTTATAGTTTTCTTCACACGCAAGTTATTTCGTTTCcagagcgttgcgctttttatttcgcgattttttttgttttacctatTTTCCAAGACTCCTAATTTATTATATTTCTTCTACTATTATatgtacacattttattttagaggttgtagtGCTTTATCACCTCTGTGTTACATTCTAAGTGTAATACTTTGTGTGATAGGGTATTacagataatatttttaaattttaaacatataaatattatcaaaatatagaaaaataatgtaAGTTGGATGGGAAGAGAGAAGAACATTATCAATACTTAGAGGCCAGTTTCTGGTGGCCATAAGAGTGGTGACTATTGGTGATTAATATTTGATTTGTcaataaaaaagtaacatatgACAATCTTTGTTAACATTAGAAAGAATTAATGGAGCCCTAATAAGGATTAGCAATAAAGTAAGTGCAGTAATTTTATCATTTTGTGATCTAACAATTTGAATGTCCATTGGCAACATGAAATGagttcgaaaaaaataaaaattaaaaaaaaaagataaattttttgttatCCGCAACTCCTTTATAAATTAGATATTGATTCACTAGAAAAAAAATAACTAAGTTCCAAAAATAAATGTTAGATTAaggaattaattttaaatttttttattaaataaaacgtTTGCACTCTTTATCAATtaaataaagtttaattttttatttattataatttatatcaattacatatatttaaaatttaggatttaaaatttataatttataatttaaaagacaataaaaatcaacttagataatttaaaattatcttatttactattaattaattatagctagaataattatataattttaaatataataaatatataattataaatattacatatataaaattataattactatattatataaaataattttagatatctTAGATATTCAttatattctattatatattactaattttacaaccaaaatgtaccACATGTCATTttctcattgtaattgaaattaaatattttcaccaaaattaaatAGTTATCTCCTcctctctttccctttttctaTTTCTCACATTCTTTCACCCACTCTATTtctattatatatcattatcaataactaattacgaatttaacaatcaaaatatacaacataacattatttaattataattaaattaaaataaaaatattaaaattaaaattataatataacaatattatattactaatttaacaaccAAAATATGTCATATGACACTCTAACATTAAAATtgacatgaaatatttttttcaaaaattaataaactcccttcctcCATCATCTTAtctatctctctcctctttcctatTTTTCTCTATCCTTTCCATTTTAtgtataacttataatttatattttatattattaatttaacaaaataaaatatgtcacgagatattttttattataattaaaataaaattttttcctttaaaaattaacaaattctatctctccttcttctttatttttctctttcttttctctctcattctttATCTCTCTCTACCTTTTTGttttataaaaactaaaattaatgtgattcaaataaattcaaaaaattataaaaaatacattaaagttataactaaatataattaaaaaataaatccgTACTATTATTCACAAAagcaatatattattattattatatacatattttttaactttgttattaaatttaaatttttatcgatttttttagtctatatttttatattttttctctcaaatttttattacatataatttaagaagaataataatattatgattaatagttagaattaaaattcaattatttaaaaaaataattttgacttAATTTCATTACTATTAATATAAattcttttatattaaaaaaaaataattgtgaattaaactaagttttattttttctttaaaaactatattataaaatttaaaaaattaaactcagtTCCAATTGTGTTGCCCAATTCATCCGGTGCTCCATCACCCTATCCACGGACCCAAAATAGTCAGACAAACCTTTTGAACAAAACCATATCACTAAGAACCAATTAGCTTGGATTCTTCAGTTCTCGCATGGATTGATGGTCACGGcagttttttattagtttttcactttttttcgCGGCGGATTACAAACAATGCAATATAAATACCCAATGCCTGTTATAACGAGCGGTCTTCCACCTCATTAGCTATAGATGATGTACtaacatatattttttctttatttttttaaccaaagaGATTCATTTTCCCAAAATTACTGTTTAAAATATTTACTCCTGTCATTACCTTTTTTACCATATTTAATACAAAGTAACTTAAAGtcaaagtttttttaaaaatactaggtgtctataattaattaataaactcCTTGTAAACATTATAGCCACACTAAAACAATGGCTACCACATCACGCATCTACTTAAGATTGTCAAATGGGTAGTTTGATCTATTTACGTCAACCTATTTAAAGTTGAGTTTGATAAAGTTTTTTTAAGAGGtgcttatgcttttaaaaaacacaaacacttcattttgtatttggtaaattaaaaaaattcaaatgcttgtgtttgtattttttaaaagttagggaTGCTTTTGAAAGCACGCAGAAGGGAGCTTTTTAAAACTGCCTTGTGTTTAccaaattttattcattttctcGCACATATTTTCTGCTATTATATTGCTATTGAAATCTTTGTATATTTCTAACTTCTCATCCTAACCTACACAAATTctaacacaatcttcatatattttttatttttcaacctaatctTCATAAATTTCAACACAAATACATCTCTATCACATGTTAGGTATGAACTTTtatctatttatctttttttttgcgttatttttgtattttttttccggTAAATCTattatatttgtttgtttttttctgtTCTTTGAAATGGGAAGAGGTTGACCTGGTTTTCAGTAGTTTATTTGAGATATGTGTCCTATTTTTTGTGATCTGTAAAGGTGAGCCAATATATATAGGTGGGTAATAGACGTATCCCATACTTGGATtacatacaaattttattattgactaataatAACTCTATTTATATTAGTACAGAGAGTAAATCAagtaaatatgtaaattattagTTTCTAAAATTTGAGTTAGTATCAAAATAAAGTTTCAATTGATTCAATTAGAACTCCAAAATTTGATTGGAGATGAATTTCTTGGAACTATGGAGATGGTTTGAAATAATATAACATCAAGTTTGATTGCTGGAAAAAATTAGGTTATAGTGATTTaagtaatttagtatttttagtgaTGATATTtaggataaataaatttttatgatacttatataaaattttaaagttaaaaaataaaagagtttatttattatatttatgtttattataaattttttattttaacattattttattttaaaatattttatgaaattttaaagaatttaaaaaaagaaattattttttattataaacatgtttattataatttttttaactttcaaAAGCTGTTTTACCAAACATAATTATAGTGCTTATacttattaaaagttatttttaatttgattttaccaaATACAAATGCGACAGCTTTTAAAAGACAgcttttataaactattttaaaaaagtaaaaactttACCAAATCAAGCCTAAATTTACAGACTTATAGGAGCAAACCAATTATATATATCAAATATATATGAGTTTCGACAAAATAAATTTGATCTATTTAAGAGAAACCCACGAAATAAACGAATCaatccatttttttaaattaataaacaattttaattttttaaaaaaatatttttgtctaaATATCAATTCTGGACCAAATTTTTTCTAAATTAAGCCAcacattcaattcaaaatttttatgattagTAGTGTTAGAATGCAGTGTTAagtttttattgatttaatttacAAGGGTGTGCCATATTTGTGGCTTACAAATTATACTTTGACCGGTAACATCAATACATACAAAACATATTGTCaagtctttatatatatatatatagcaactacttaaataaaaatgataaaaatatttttttatgaagatACTTTATTTAAAAGTGTGATTTGTTTATTTAGCCACACTTGAagtaaaaataatacttttacaaatatcaaaatctaactaTACAATctataatctaataattaaaaataaatatttttatatgaaaataattataaaatcttcatTGTAGTATTTATCTATATGTATAACACCCACACACAACAAGTTATAAAACTAAGTTGACACATGCATGCATATTGATATCAAATATGATAACTCAGGTGCAGATAACTTGATGTAAAGTTGATAACTGAGTTTTCACCATCAAGTATCCACTACAGATTGGAAATTGACTTGGTAGGGTTTTGTTTATCCTTGATCTGAAGTATTCCATTAAGCTCGTTCTCAAACCTTTTCATGGCTTCTTCTGGAAGGCAAATTAAAACTAGTCTACCATGTTCTCCTTTAGAGTTAGTATATGGAATATGGAAGCTCAAACCAGGAATATCATCCATACCAGCCTTATCTGGTCCAGAATACAAAGGCTTACCCCATCCATAATCCACATCTGTTATCCCAGATTTTATGATGTCTGACATAATAAAAGATCCTGTCAAGAAAAGTGGAGGCCTTCCCTTAATGGCCATCAAATCGGCAGTAGAGTGAACATACTCCTCAGTTgcttctttctttgctttcttcaccaacTCCAATGCATAGCTCAAAGGTAGCCGGCAAAGCATTTCCACGGTGGAAACTGCCGTAGGAAGCACAAAAGCGTTGCCATAATACCCTTCAGGTAGTGGAGGATTAAGCCTATCACAAAAATAATGGTATTAGCAAAAGAGAAGATCAAGGAGAATCGAATAAAAATTACTCCTTCTTGCTCAAATTAAAGAGGAGTGTATGTGCAAAGGTAGTTATTTTAACCTGCAAGGTTCAAAACGTGCATTGACTACACACGTGAAGCGAACCTCTTGATTAGGGTTTTTCCATTGGAGGGCAGCTGTATGACAACGCCAGAGGCATGCAGTGAGGACATCGAAGGTGGTGGAAGATTGAGCAATGTGAGGAGGGAAGAGGCAGCGCAATGCATCAATCTCTTTGGAGCCAAAGAAGAAGGAAGCATGGCAGGGTTTGAAGGAGACACTTTGGTTGTCATTTTCAAGCGGTAGTTGGTTGTATTCATGGTGGATGAATGTAACTCTTGGTGGATCTCTGGCACAAAGAAGCTCCCTACACCAAACTGGGAGCATTGAAGGGTTTGATGCACCTTGGGCTATTTCTGCTATGCCCTTTATGAATTGAACAAATCCAATTGCATCACACATTGTGTGGTTCACACGCATAGTAAAGATGAAACCGCCGCATTTGAACCGTGTCACCTGTCAATCCGTTCATTCATATAATATATCATCACTAGCTATCTCGGTTACAAATCTTATTTTTTCATACcataaaaaaatgattattttcgtaacaaaaatgttatttgtacactaaaattagccactaaaattaaccactaatatatttatatataaatacatgtgtggtttaatttatttttaatatgtatttatatttcagtATATATTTTAtctagtgattaattttaataactgattttgatGTAGACAGAACATTACTCTTTTCGTAGTTTATGATGgattaataaaaatgatattaCATATATAACAAAAGAATCAACCTAAATAAACCTAATTAGAGAGCCAACAACCTAGCAACCATCTTCGACCAACAAATccatttattcaattattttaaaattatccttttatatcatctcatttcttcttctatttttttcccCTCCTACTATCATAATTTCACACACCACCACTGTATTGTTTAGCGTCAGCCCTCCACCACTAACTACTAGTGTGTCGCTGATTGCCGCCTATCGCTGCTTCTAACCatcttaaatcctaaattttaaatattaacttcttaaattttaactttctttaaaaattaaatcctaaattttaaactcttaaattataaactctactttaaattaattttattttgtattgtttaacttttttttttcttttagttaaaacCCTCACAAAGATGCAAATAAAAATTGATGAGACTCAACTACAAGACTATATAAGTTACAACAAACATAATACAAGATACTACCGAAACACAACACAAACATCAGAAATACCAACATAAGTAAAATAGACCAACAACATATATGAAATACAATTTATACAAAAAAtgtttcacttttttatttttgaataattttattattttttgttttggatGTTTATTTTGTATGTTATTTTCTTAATTGtatattgatttttaaattagttgATTGAATATAATATTAGTTTCTTAGactttttcaacaaaaatatatattataaaaaaattagtgtgaatattaatattatgatgattattttttgataaattctaTCTAACTctctctaaaataaattaaaagataaattattttaataatatatttaataattattgaatGAAATTGATTGACTTATCATGATTaactttaacttttaatttaatctaataaattttaattacgtAATCAATTAGTCATGGTATAATTTTTTcgcaaattataaaaattactagACATCAAAGTTTCCTAAAACTCTCTCTTGATAAATTAGAAAGAGAAGAAATTATTATTGTACATATATAATACTACAGAAAAATTAAAGAGgttataaaaagagaaaaaacagaCTATGGTGATTAATTTTCTCTTTATATTTATGGTAGGTACAGATGatggtgattaattttttctttatatatatagtaaGTGTTTGGTGAAAAAGTGAATATGAGAGGTAATTAATAAATatgaacatatatataaaaaagttagttaataatatttaacaTAAATAATTTGGGACAGAGAGTGCAATAATACCTTCTCTTGATCTTAAAATAGAATGAAACAAACAGAATTTTTATTAACTTAGACTTCAAAGAgacaccaaaaattttatttattctttttatttttgaaattttttattatgtggtTAAAATTACAAagttacaaaatataatttttctaataatttttttaaattgcaaaAAAGTTATACCTTGATTAATTAGCTAGTTAAATTATATCATTATTAAGAGTTAATATTATTGTGATAAGTCAACCCATTTTATTCAGTAATAAATTATTAACAAGTGTAttaacccgtgccatgcacgcgataaaattaaaattatgattttaaattattttgttaagattaatttaaattataataatttgattaataaaaatataacatgttatgtattatttgttttttcttaatctagtgttaaatatatttactctaaaatagttattaattggttttagtaatctgtttttttcaataaatcaaacatatatactcaatatgacTATACGTAACTTAATAATACTTAGACCTACCAAAaaagaaattaactcaaaataaataataaattattggagaattctaatgcacaaaattctctaataaataataaataatttaaatctactaaaaaataactcaatatttttttatgtctGCAAAACATATATccgaaataatattatatcaatattagtatacagttttacaatcatcgaccgtatttaTTATACGTGACTCctttttaaaagttattctacacacTTGTGCAGTTGGAAGATAAAttactgaactttattttatttttctaaattattataattatgcattatacattaaatgctaattgtaatattgtaatataattatcaataatgatatttttctaaaataaatttagaagagagaatagtactttcattttggaggaaaaatgaattcatgagaaattgacacctcacttttattagttgataatgtattaaatattaattttatataattataataaaaatatttctcttaatataatcatgcattattcgttaaatgttaattgtaatataattataataaatatatttttctaaaataaatttagaaaaaaaatagtgatttcattttagagaaaaaattcataaggaattaacacctcacttttattagttggaggaAAAATccggttttagtatattttgtcattattatacatttttctctaatcatatatcaactgttttcttttctttgtttcagcattttgaacctgggtttaacttttcgtagttctcacttctcagtcattctattagatgtagttgataactattgaaattcttcgattaatataggagaaaaatatattattatatgatagaattaatatgagtatattttattattaaataaacaaagttaatataaaataaaattatacataaaaaagcaaagaaaataaaattaaaatagcaaaagtgataaaaagattatttttataattttattttgtcatttttatgtatagaagattagaaaatagtaaatttttaactaaattaatttatacttgttgtattcaatttaaataagtaataaattatcttattttaatttattcattaaatttatatatcataaaaattaaatcaaataattaatatacataattttaaattgtgtgatgcttaaatatctattcaaatcaattagttgatataattaattcatcataatgaattgtctttaatgagttaaacaaaataaagcagaagcatactacgttgattctatcattaaaggtaaaaattcgatttttatataatagaatagataatataatagacggcgaaaaagagaaagaaacatTTTAGATCTTAAGTTGTTTTATTTGGATGTTGCaatgtgggtatcacattattttacttattctactTTATGGAcctttttgtaactttatttcagtatcaatggaatttcactacctttaagtactaaattaaaattcaaaatgaaactgacaaaaaaagtaaagagtataaaattattgattgaaaaacactctaaataataaaaaatcaaattaactttaatattaaatttattaatacgattttaattttatataatagttagataatagATTAGTAAAAGTAAAGGGAAGAATgactttaattaatattttataaaatattcatttaaaataattaaaaaatataaaattatgatattattaaaaataatacatttttatgttaaaaaattatatttaaataaaatatttataaaatataaaatttagagtaacatagtttcatgaacattaatcattaatcaattatgaactaacataaaattataatatacttttttatgaaaaaataatcaataattaatattaataaatataaaaatcatccaaacactttgattaaaagtatgagtggttaattattattcattattaataatattttgttcataacaaaaactaaaaatataattattcagatttagattttagaaaaataaacgtataaataacaaatgatctattttatcatgtatatgataaattaatgaattaaactaactgatataatgaattataattaattaattggtataaattataataaattgtatgatatttaaaaagaaaataaaatgaataaaaaaataaaaataaatagaagaatagaagactataataaaataaattgaatgtgagttttttttttacaaattttatatcacatccgtttcaataataataaataaaaatacatcaacttaatatctaagagaaaatgatgagataaaatcataacacaattctaaaataaaatcttaaattaaaccataatatcattgcacaacacaaattgaaagtaatttcacactacaatataccacatAAATATGCAAATGACTTAAACTTAATtacgaatttttttatttatgcatacatgataacaccatagTCTATAAATATTTAAgggataacatatcatatattgctctaaATGATGAGCATGGGAATTGAAGAGTGTGTGCTGATTTGTGTTCATGATAGTTACTTTCTTGTGACGACGCCTCGTAGGAAGAAAaataattgttgtaaaagctactcaatgaaagagtaattggtaaattaatgatattttcttctagcatatatgatcttttatagtggtaaaataaaaatggaaggaataaaattttgtttttttatattagaaataaaatttgatatttatcctaataaaattaaataactaattagttatatctaaataaattaaataaattaaataaaaatatttttaagaattaatcaaattaattagtcaacacaaataattagtataattaattttatttgatttattgaattcaaaaaataaattagaaaataattgattgaattaattagttgatataattaatttattataattgattggatttaatgaattaaaaaaaataaataggaaaatataggagacaatgatttttttaactaaattaatatgtatttattgtatttaatcagtataagtaacaaatcatctatgttattatgtaccttataaattaatgaattaaaataattgatataataaattataattatttgattgatataaattataataaattgt
Coding sequences within it:
- the LOC112803637 gene encoding 13-hydroxylupanine O-tigloyltransferase-like, whose protein sequence is MVLQKSSSSTSSMVFKVTRKPAELVAPAGPTPHELKLLSDIDDQQALRFHYSGVQIFAYNPSMAGKDPVHVIREALSKALVFYYPLAGRLREGPRGKLMVNCSGEGVLFMEADADVTLDHFGVDPLPPFPCFDELLYDVRSSHDGIINSPLLLLQVTRFKCGGFIFTMRVNHTMCDAIGFVQFIKGIAEIAQGASNPSMLPVWCRELLCARDPPRVTFIHHEYNQLPLENDNQSVSFKPCHASFFFGSKEIDALRCLFPPHIAQSSTTFDVLTACLWRCHTAALQWKNPNQEVRFTCVVNARFEPCRLNPPLPEGYYGNAFVLPTAVSTVEMLCRLPLSYALELVKKAKKEATEEYVHSTADLMAIKGRPPLFLTGSFIMSDIIKSGITDVDYGWGKPLYSGPDKAGMDDIPGLSFHIPYTNSKGEHGRLVLICLPEEAMKRFENELNGILQIKDKQNPTKSISNL